The nucleotide window CAGAAGATGTAGAGATGTCAGTTGCCTACTAACTAAAGTACTACCTACAGTTAATTGATTGTTGGTGGAGAAGCTTACCTATTGCCATACTAACGTAAGTACTAACTtgggtaccttaggtattaCCCAAGGTATggaaggtaggtaggtaaggttcACCTACCAACCTAGGTAATTTTGCTCTGCTTTGATAGGTAAGTAAGGTTGATATCAACCTTTGGTACGGTTCATCGCGCTTACCCCAAAACCAACTCAAAACCCCAGGGCAcactcaaggagaaggagagaacCCGAACATAAGAAGGAGGCCTTGTCTTGATTTATTACATGTGCCAACACCTTTCATCATTTGGAGGTGAGGACCTCcccctctctccctctctccctctctccctctctccctctctccctctctccctctctccctctctccctctccctctctctctactCTCTACagatatcttcttcttcttctttcattcTCCCACTTCTTTGTCCCCTTTCTTCCTCAAGTAAGGTACTTACTTAGGTATCTCTCTATAGTAGGTAGTTGCGGGTGTATTCGATCTGCGATATCGTTCGTCATTGCAGTACGACCGAGACATCGTACCCATCAATGTCGCATAAACAATCCAACACCTAGTTACCTGTTCATTCTTACAGACACACAACTTCGCATACAGTTTCGGTCCAGATACCAcacagcttcttcatcgccataTCGCACCAAGTCTCTGAATAGACTACCGCTGAAGCTTGTACTGTACTATTGCCACAAATGCCGACCTTTGCAGGCGTGCCAAGAGGACTCGGTCGTCGGTTCTGGCTACCAGGCGTTGCCACTACATCTGCAGCTGTTCTCATCTATAGCTACCTTCCCGTGATTTCACTGGCCATACATCACCCGCAGTTCCGCCTCCAACCTTTGGTGCCGATGGCACTTTCAAGCTTCCTCGGTTTCCTCGCGTCAGAACACGCGAAGAGCAGCTAGACCTACTCCGAGGGAGCTCACGGCCTCAAGTCCAGCAATATGACATACTTgtcattggtggtggtgccaCTGGTGCAAGTGTCGCCCTTGACGCTACTAATCGTGGCCTCAAAAGTAGCTATCGTCGAACGTGACGATTTCAGCAGCGGCACGAGCAGCAAAAGTACCAAGCTGGTTCATGGAGGTGTCCGTTATCTCGAGAAAGCCGTCTGGAACTTGGATTATAACCAGTACTTGCTCGTCAAGGAGGCTCTGAAGGAGCGCAAGTACTTCCTACAGACGGCTCCCCATCTGAGTTCCTGGCTCCCCATTATGCTGCCCCTCGATAAGTGGTGTAAAGCTCCCTATTACTGGGCCGGCACTAAGTTCTATGACTTTCTCGTTGGCAGTGAAGGCATTGAGGGGTCTTACTTTCTGACTCGAAGTAAGGCACTTGAAGCCTTCCCTATGCTTAAGCCCACGGATCTTGTCGGTTCTCTCGTGTACTACGACGGTGCACATAACGATTCGTGCATGAATGTTCTATTGAAATGACCGCTGCCCTCTATGGTGCAACTGTTGTCAATCATGCTGGGATCACAAGACTTATAAAGAATGGTGACGGAAACCTTTGCGGCGCAATAGTCAAGGATCTTGTTTCCGTAAAGGATGGTCAATCAGCCAAGCCCATCACTGTTGACGCAAAGAGTGTCATCAACTGTACGGGGCCTTTTACTGACTCTGTCCGAAAAATGGACGATCCAGGCTGCAAGGAAATTATGGCCCCAGGATCTGGAGTTCACGTTGTTCTCCCTGGTTATTTCAGTCCAGGAAAAATGGGATTGATCGATCCGTCAACGTCTGACGGCCgggtcatcttcttcctcccatgGCAAGGCAACACTATCGCAGGCACCACCGATTCCCCTTCGACTATCACACAAAATCCTCTACCCGACGAGAAGTCTATCGAGTGGATCCTGAGCGAAGTCAGCCACTATCTGTCCCCAGAGATAGATGTTTGCAGAGGTGATGTCCTCGCAGCCTGATCCGGTATTCGCCCGCTCGTCAAAGATCCCAAAACCAAGAACACTGAGTCCCTTGTTCGAAACCATCTGATTAATATCTCCGCTTCTAGATTGTTGACTTGTGCAGGCGGGAAATGGACAACCTATAGGCAAATGGCAGAGGAGTGCGTAGACTTGGCCATTCAAGAATTCGTCTCGAGCCCCAGCCTGTTACAGATGCACCTCGCGTCAGCGGTACCGATCTAGTTGACGATGGGGCAATATTGGATGGCAAATGTCAGACGCACAAGGTTCGTTTAGTTGGTGCTCACGGCTTTAGCCCAACACTATTCATCCCTATTAACCAGCACTTTGGGGTTGAGACTGAGGTCGCCAAACATTTGACCGAATCCTATGGTGATCGTGCCTGGACTGTTGCCTCACTTTGCAAGCTGACTGACAAGTGCTTTCCCGCCCGCAGTGAACGCATCTCTCAGCTCTATCCATttgttgatggcgagatTCGATATGCTATTCGACACGAGTACGCCCAGACGGCCGTTGACGTTCTCGCTCAACGCGAGCGACTGGCCTTTCTCAATGCGCAAACAGCCCTCGAAGCCCTCCCCTAGGTAATagacatcatggctgaagagCTCAAGTGGAGCCGTCAACGAAAGAACCTTGAATGGAAAGAATGTGCGTACCTCTGACTAATGTCCCATCCCatctgtatctgtatctgtatctgtatctgtatctgCCATGACTAGGTTACCGCGCTCACATAAACCTTTAGCTGTTGCCTACTTAGAGTCTATGGGTTTGCCGAAGTTGTCGACGCACCAATATATACAAAGACTGTTGATTCAGTCAGGTTTTTGTGCTTGCCCTGCGCAAGTTGGAATGTTGGAACACCTCATCTTCCAAAGTCAAAGATTGTCTTTTGCGTCTGGTTTGATATTCGGCCTGGCATTCCAGACCAACACATTCCGAAACTTTACTACTGTCCCGGGCTTGCTCAACTGGACTTTCTGTGGTGTTACGTTCTTGTTACTGATGGCGTTGGCCCATTCCTTGGAGTCATACTGAAGCCTATTTCTTCTCATGTTTATTAGCCGCACAAGAGTAAAGACAGCGAGGTTTTGTTCATGTAATATGTTTTAAGACATTAAGTCTAGGTTCCCTCCTGTTCAGGAAGGATGGGGGTATCATGGCTAACTAGACACAAGAGTCCttctctttattttctttgtcCCCATTCGTATTAGTCCAAAATCGTAACCGAAACCGAAAGGCCGtaatcgtcatcgtcagacCGGGCCATTCAtggcttttctttttctttgccaCCCGTCCAGTCGTTCATTTCTCGCCTTGTGAAAATGCAGTCTCAACACCCACACCCTTTGAATGAGTGGCCCAATGCGTACACTCAAAGCCAAAT belongs to Fusarium musae strain F31 chromosome 9, whole genome shotgun sequence and includes:
- a CDS encoding hypothetical protein (EggNog:ENOG41), translated to MTYLSLVVVPLVQVSPLTLLIVASKVAIVERDDFSSGTSSKSTKLVHGGVRYLEKAVWNLDYNQYLLVKEALKERKYFLQTAPHLSSWLPIMLPLDKWCKAPYYWAGTKFYDFLVGSEGIEGSYFLTRSKALEAFPMLKPTDLVGSLVYYDVKDLVSVKDGQSAKPITVDAKSVINCTGPFTDSVRKMDDPGCKEIMAPGSGVHVVLPGYFSPGKMGLIDPSTSDGRVIFFLPWQGNTIAGTTDSPSTITQNPLPDEKSIEWILSEANGRGVRRLGHSRIRLEPQPVTDAPRVSGTDLVDDGAILDGKCQTHKVRLVGAHGFSPTLFIPINQHFGVETEVAKHLTESYGDRAWTVASLCKLTDKCFPARSERISQLYPFVDGEIRYAIRHEYAQTAVDVLAQRERLAFLNAQTALEALP